One genomic segment of Vibrio sp. SCSIO 43136 includes these proteins:
- a CDS encoding YcjX family protein has translation MQRISQEVTDLVNRGMDRHLKLAVTGLSRAGKTAFITSLVNQLLYTSTHDSLPLLQVSADDRLIGAKREPQTNLLVPRFSYDEALEYLSAEPPQWPKPTKDVSEIRLAIKYKPSSGVLKYFTQTATLYLDIVDYPGEWLLDLPLLEMDFEQWSQTQLDSLKGKRLELAKPWLDAMQDFELGADVDEKRLAEISELYTDYLHACKDAGLHWVQPGRFVLPGDLAGAPVLQFFPVKALPEETQSKTNQYAMLKARYEEYQNKVVKKFYKEHFSTFDRQIVLVDCLQPLNAGQESFGDMQTAIEQLLKSFKYGRSNLLSRLLAPKIDKVLFAATKADHVTPDQHANLVSLLKQMVHPAWRHAAYENIDMSCMSLASITATEAGYVASNGGNQAAIQGVTEQGQSMTLYPGEVPASLPDAKYWQQAGFDFQTFLPKPMALNQPCGHIRLDKALEFLVGDKLQ, from the coding sequence ATGCAGAGAATTAGCCAAGAAGTGACGGATCTGGTAAATCGAGGTATGGATAGGCATCTTAAACTCGCCGTAACTGGACTTTCGCGTGCAGGTAAAACCGCTTTTATTACCTCGTTGGTTAACCAACTTCTCTACACGTCAACTCATGACAGTTTGCCTCTACTTCAAGTTAGTGCTGACGATCGATTAATTGGTGCCAAGCGTGAGCCACAAACAAACCTCTTAGTGCCACGGTTTAGTTACGATGAAGCGTTAGAGTATTTGTCCGCCGAGCCTCCGCAGTGGCCCAAGCCAACTAAAGATGTGAGTGAAATTCGCTTGGCTATTAAGTACAAACCGAGCTCTGGCGTGCTTAAATATTTCACTCAAACGGCCACCTTGTATTTAGATATTGTCGACTATCCGGGGGAGTGGCTGCTGGATTTGCCTTTACTTGAAATGGACTTTGAGCAATGGAGCCAAACTCAGTTAGATTCACTGAAAGGTAAGCGACTAGAACTGGCAAAACCTTGGCTCGATGCAATGCAAGATTTTGAACTAGGTGCAGACGTCGATGAAAAGCGCTTGGCTGAGATAAGTGAGCTTTACACTGACTACTTGCATGCTTGCAAAGATGCGGGTTTGCATTGGGTACAGCCTGGACGTTTTGTACTTCCTGGAGATCTTGCAGGAGCACCAGTGCTACAGTTCTTCCCAGTCAAAGCCTTGCCGGAAGAGACACAAAGTAAAACCAACCAATATGCGATGCTTAAGGCGAGATACGAAGAGTATCAAAACAAAGTTGTGAAGAAGTTCTATAAAGAGCACTTTTCAACGTTTGATCGCCAAATTGTGCTGGTGGATTGTTTGCAGCCTTTGAACGCTGGACAAGAGTCCTTTGGCGATATGCAGACGGCGATAGAACAGTTGCTCAAAAGCTTTAAGTATGGTCGCAGCAACCTATTGAGTCGCTTGCTTGCACCTAAGATAGATAAAGTACTGTTTGCTGCGACGAAAGCGGATCATGTCACTCCGGATCAGCATGCGAACCTTGTCTCATTGCTCAAACAAATGGTGCACCCAGCGTGGCGACACGCAGCATACGAAAACATCGATATGAGTTGCATGAGCCTTGCCTCCATTACTGCAACAGAAGCGGGTTATGTTGCGTCGAATGGTGGCAATCAAGCGGCGATTCAAGGTGTTACTGAGCAGGGTCAGTCGATGACGTTGTATCCAGGAGAAGTTCCTGCGTCACTACCCGATGCCAAATATTGGCAACAGGCTGGATTTGATTTTCAAACCTTCCTGCCTAAGCCAATGGCGCTTAACCAGCCATGCGGTCATATTCGACTCGACAAGGCATTAGAATTTCTAGTGGGAGACAAGCTGCAATGA
- a CDS encoding TIGR01620 family protein → MSDLKTKQVFEQPLSDNPSDIELTAQVQFESAEKFVPVSVEEPQIEQAIADAVKPKGKGRWLFGGIAATFLALVGWQGVDSVVTALQAGDWLGLGWGGFIAALSALGGSALAKEWWKLRRLKQRFSTQEQAVELLESDQLGKAKPFCQQLAKQSELPAEHTGYERWINAVNSTHSDQEVLTMYDSFVLETLDQKAKKLIAKSAGESALLVAISPLAIADMLLVAWRNLKLVNDLANLYGVELGYWSRIRLLKLVFVNMAAAGATELVADASMDLLSMDLAGKLSTRAAQGLGVGLLTARLGLKAVQLVRPLPWQKDKQIKIGEIRSSILQRLKPAKNDA, encoded by the coding sequence ATGAGTGATTTAAAAACCAAGCAAGTTTTTGAGCAGCCGCTTTCAGACAACCCAAGCGATATTGAACTGACTGCTCAAGTACAATTTGAGTCAGCAGAGAAATTTGTACCGGTTTCGGTCGAAGAGCCGCAAATAGAGCAGGCCATTGCCGATGCCGTTAAGCCTAAAGGCAAGGGGCGCTGGCTTTTTGGTGGAATAGCAGCAACTTTTCTCGCACTAGTGGGCTGGCAAGGGGTCGATAGTGTAGTGACTGCGTTGCAGGCTGGTGATTGGCTAGGCCTAGGCTGGGGTGGATTTATCGCTGCATTGTCTGCGCTAGGGGGCAGTGCGCTTGCTAAAGAGTGGTGGAAATTGCGTCGGCTTAAACAGCGCTTTTCAACCCAAGAACAAGCGGTAGAGCTGTTAGAGTCTGATCAATTGGGTAAAGCCAAACCATTTTGCCAGCAACTGGCCAAGCAAAGTGAATTACCAGCAGAACACACAGGCTATGAGCGATGGATTAATGCGGTTAACAGTACTCACAGCGATCAAGAAGTGCTAACCATGTACGACAGCTTTGTACTTGAAACGCTAGACCAAAAAGCGAAAAAGCTGATCGCAAAGTCAGCCGGTGAATCGGCGCTGTTGGTTGCTATCAGCCCATTAGCGATTGCGGATATGTTGTTGGTTGCCTGGCGTAATTTAAAGCTGGTTAATGACCTTGCTAACCTGTACGGGGTGGAGCTGGGGTACTGGTCTCGCATTCGCTTACTCAAGTTAGTGTTTGTGAACATGGCTGCTGCCGGAGCTACTGAGCTCGTCGCCGATGCCAGTATGGATCTACTGTCGATGGATCTCGCTGGCAAGCTATCGACTCGCGCTGCTCAAGGGTTAGGTGTTGGGCTTTTAACGGCAAGGTTGGGCTTAAAGGCTGTTCAGTTGGTGAGACCACTACCGTGGCAAAAAGATAAGCAAATTAAAATCGGTGAGATACGTAGCTCGATTTTACAGCGATTAAAACCTGCTAAAAACGACGCATAA